One Primulina huaijiensis isolate GDHJ02 chromosome 5, ASM1229523v2, whole genome shotgun sequence DNA segment encodes these proteins:
- the LOC140976458 gene encoding laccase-11-like, with the protein MMSHSKMYSEIRRTCVVLALLCIVCFDLVEADVKTYQFDIQVKNVSRLCHAKPIVTVNGRFPGPTIYAREGDRVLVNVTNYAQYNMSIHWHGLKQYRNGWADGPAYITQCPIQTGNSFVYDFNITGQRGTLWWHAHILWLRATVYGAIVIMPKQGTPFPFPQPDREEVIVLGEWWNADVEQVEKQGENMGLPPNMSDAHTINGKPGPLFPCHEKHTFAMEVEQGKTYLLRLINAALNDELFFGIAGHSMTVVEIDAVYTKPFSTQSLLIAPGQTTNVLVRADQIPGRYFIAARPFMDAPIAVDNKTATAILQYKGIPNSIIPTLPHLPAPNDSSFALAYEEKLRSLNSPQYPANVPLKVDRNLFFTIGLGLNPCPTCLNGTRLTASLNNISFVMPQMGLLQAHYFDTKGVYTTDFPDKPPTPFNYTGAPLTANLKTSRGTRLSRIPFNSTVEILLQDTNLLTVESHPFHLHGFNFFVMGTGIGNFDPKKDPAKYNLVDPPERNTVGVPTGGWTAIRFRADNPGVWFFHCHLELHTGWGLKTAFVVENGPESDQTILPPPNDLPPC; encoded by the exons ATGATGAGCCACAGCAAAATGTATTCGGAAATACGTCGTACTTGTGTAGTATTGGCCTTGCTTTGTATTGTCTGCTTTGATCTAGTCGAAGCAGATGTTAAAACATACCAGTTTGAT ATTCAAGTGAAGAATGTGAGCAGATTGTGCCATGCAAAGCCAATTGTGACTGTTAATGGGAGATTTCCAGGGCCAACTATCTATGCTAGAGAAGGTGACAGAGTTCTTGTCAATGTAACCAACTATGCACAGTACAATATGTCCATTCACTG GCATGGACTGAAGCAGTATCGAAACGGTTGGGCAGACGGGCCGGCTTATATTACGCAATGTCCAATCCAGACAGGGAATAGCTTTGTGTATGATTTCAATATAACAGGACAAAGAGGTACATTGTGGTGGCACGCACATATTCTTTGGCTAAGGGCCACTGTTTATGGTGCAATTGTGATTATGCCTAAACAAGGAACTCCTTTCCCTTTCCCTCAACCTGATAGAGAAGAAGTAATCGTGTTAG GAGAATGGTGGAATGCAGATGTTGAACAAGTGGAGAAGCAAGGAGAGAACATGGGATTGCCTCCAAATATGTCGGATGCACACACGATAAACGGAAAGCCAGGGCCCTTGTTTCCATGTCATGAGAAAC ATACTTTTGCAATGGAAGTTGAACAAGGGAAGACATACCTCTTACGGCTCATAAATGCGGCTCTCAATGATGAACTCTTTTTCGGGATTGCTGGTCACAGCATGACAGTGGTAGAGATTGATGCAGTATACACAAAGCCATTCTCCACACAATCTTTGCTGATTGCACCAGGCCAGACAACAAACGTGTTAGTCCGAGCGGATCAGATCCCAGGGCGATACTTCATTGCCGCCAGGCCGTTCATGGATGCCCCAATTGCAGTAGATAACAAAACAGCCACAgcaatattgcaatacaaaggcATCCCTAACTCAATCATCCCCACACTTCCTCATTTGCCTGCACCAAATGATTCTTCATTTGCCTTAGCATATGAAGAAAAACTAAGAAGCCTAAACTCCCCACAATATCCGGCAAACGTCCCATTAAAAGTCGATAGAAACCTGTTCTTCACAATCGGTCTAGGGTTGAATCCATGTCCAACTTGCTTAAACGGCACTCGTCTAACGGCTTCTTTGAACAACATCTCCTTTGTGATGCCTCAGATGGGATTGCTCCAGGCACATTACTTTGACACGAAAGGGGTTTACACCACAGATTTTCCTGATAAGCCCCCAACTCCTTTTAACTATACCGGTGCACCACTTACTGCGAATCTCAAGACTTCAAGAGGGACAAGACTTAGCAGAATCCCATTCAACTCCACAGTGGAAATATTGCTTCAAGATACAAACTTGCTGACAGTCGAGTCACATCCGTTTCACCTTCATGGATTCAACTTCTTCGTTATGGGAACGGGAATAGGAAACTTCGACCCAAAGAAGGATCCAGCCAAATATAACTTAGTCGATCCTCCGGAAAGAAACACAGTAGGCGTGCCCACCGGCGGCTGGACAGCTATAAGATTCAGAGCTGATAATCCAG GGGTGTGGTTTTTCCACTGTCATTTGGAGCTGCACACTGGTTGGGGATTAAAAACAGCATTtgtggtagaaaatggaccTGAATCCGATCAAACAATCCTCCCTCCACCAAATGATCTTCCACCATGCTAG